The genomic interval GTTTTGATCAGCTTTAATGTGGTTTGTATAACAAATATCCACACCCATTGGAATTCCGTGCATTTTAGCCATAAAGTGATCTTCTAAACCTGCACGAATGACTTGTTTGTTGTTATACAAATACTCTGGACCGATAAACCCAACAACCGTATTCACAATATATGGATCGTAATAACGGGCAAATCCGTAATTACGCGACTCTAACGTCACTTGGTCAATGCCAAAATGGGCTTCTGCTGATAGTTCAGACCCTTGGCCTGTCTCAAAGTACAAACGCTGAGGCCCTGTCCCCGTTCCGAGAGTTTTTGCTAATTCTCCAGCTTCTTCTAAAAGAGAGGCTGAAATACCGAAAGAACGGTTCGCTGCTTCTGTCCCTGCGATGCTTTGGAAAATCATATCAGCAGGCGCCCCTTGTTCAATCGCCTTCATTTGTGTTGTAACATGGGCTAACACGCAGTTTTGAGTCGGGATCCCCCAATCTTGAATAAAATCCTGTGTTGCATGCAGCAGTCGTTTTACACTCTCGACCGAATCATCGACCGGGTTAATCCCGATAACCGCATCTCCAATTCCGTAAGAAAGACCCTCTTTCAATGAAGCAATCATGCCTTCTACATTATCGGTAGGATGGTTTGGCTGAAGTCTGGATGCCAAAACACCCTTCTGACCTATCGTAATATTGCACTTTGTTAAAATTTCTAGTTTGTTTGCTGCATGGACCAAATCAAGATTAGACATAAGCTTAGCAACCGCGGCAATCATCTCACTGTTTAAACCTAGGCTGATTCTTTTTAAGTTTTCTCCAGTTGTTCCGTCACTTAAGATATACTCTCGAAGCTCTGCAACCGACCAGTTTTTAATGGATTGATAGATTGGCTCATTTATTTGACTTTCAATAATACGGGAGACCTCATCTTCCTCGGATGGGAGCATTGGATTTTCACGAATATCAGAAAGAGTCAGCAGGCTTAACACTTCTTTTGCAGCAATTCGCTCTTGCACAGTCTCTGCCGCAATTCCAGCTAAGCGATCACCAGACTTTTCTTCATTCGCTTTAGCAAACAAATCTTTTAATGTTGAAAACTGATACACAGTTCCTAAGTAATTTGTACTTAACTTCAACTGTGAGTCCTCCTTTCTTATTTGTGGAATGTTAAAGTTTTGATAACGACAGGTACAACGCTTGTTTCCAGCAATGTCCCAATATCTAAATAGTCACCATGTTCCACTTTAATTTGGTCAATGCAAATGACATTTTGTGTCGGATCCTGAGCATAAAGTGTTTGCCCAAGTACTTTGGCGTGATCGCTTTCTAATACAATCACTAGAGGCTTGTCATGCCTCGTCTTTTGTGTCATTGCTTGTAATAAAGAAGCTGCCAGCTGCTGGATATCCCGGAAACCTAAATGGGGAAACTCCGTTAAATACAGGGCAAAATTTTGACCTTCATGTTGCGGATCATACATTTCAATCGCTTCTGTTACGGCATTCGCTAACTTATCGATTCCAGTCTGAAATTCGTATTCAAAATGAACTTGATAAACAGGTAAATTTCGAACCGGCAATTCTTTGCTATCAACTTGTATCGTTGCTCCGCTAATTTCGGTCGTTTGTGTGCCTGCCCCTAAAACCGTTGCCCGAACTGTTTCTTCCGGCTCAATCCATCGCCACATCGCTAGATTCGTATTTTTTTTAATAGAAGCTGCTAACATCATTCCAATATCATCGTATTGGACTGCTTCGGGAGAACGGTTCTCGTATTGATAGATACATTCACTAATCCCTCCTGAAAACATAATGGCGTCAATATCTTCTGTCCAATCTGGTTCATGTCCTAAAAGAAGAGCATGATCCTCTTTTAAAAGTGCCCGTTTTAACATGCGTGACACTACTTCAGCCATGTAATCCGTGATTGCTTTCATATCTTTCTCTGCGGGTC from Peribacillus asahii carries:
- a CDS encoding ethanolamine ammonia-lyase subunit EutB, with amino-acid sequence MKLSTNYLGTVYQFSTLKDLFAKANEEKSGDRLAGIAAETVQERIAAKEVLSLLTLSDIRENPMLPSEEDEVSRIIESQINEPIYQSIKNWSVAELREYILSDGTTGENLKRISLGLNSEMIAAVAKLMSNLDLVHAANKLEILTKCNITIGQKGVLASRLQPNHPTDNVEGMIASLKEGLSYGIGDAVIGINPVDDSVESVKRLLHATQDFIQDWGIPTQNCVLAHVTTQMKAIEQGAPADMIFQSIAGTEAANRSFGISASLLEEAGELAKTLGTGTGPQRLYFETGQGSELSAEAHFGIDQVTLESRNYGFARYYDPYIVNTVVGFIGPEYLYNNKQVIRAGLEDHFMAKMHGIPMGVDICYTNHIKADQNDIEDLGVLLTAAGVNFIIATPMGDDCMLNYQSMSYHDVATLRQTLNKRPAPLFEEWLEKMGIFEQGKLSTRAGDPTIFTR
- a CDS encoding ethanolamine ammonia-lyase reactivating factor EutA → MNRYDPQKEDIFSAGIDIGTSTTKLVISKFSLMNLAGGTHMPRIEIVDKEVIHRSPIYRTPLLSPTTIDIAAVETLVKKEYEKAGIQLQDIKTGAVIITGETATKKNAEEMIHHLSSHAGEFLVATAGPDLESIIAAKGSGAYQYSKKTGKTIANIDIGGGTANVAVYKSGRLCGTCTLHIGGRLVEFAGDRIHSISPSVKKVLQQWGAATTEGDRPAEKDMKAITDYMAEVVSRMLKRALLKEDHALLLGHEPDWTEDIDAIMFSGGISECIYQYENRSPEAVQYDDIGMMLAASIKKNTNLAMWRWIEPEETVRATVLGAGTQTTEISGATIQVDSKELPVRNLPVYQVHFEYEFQTGIDKLANAVTEAIEMYDPQHEGQNFALYLTEFPHLGFRDIQQLAASLLQAMTQKTRHDKPLVIVLESDHAKVLGQTLYAQDPTQNVICIDQIKVEHGDYLDIGTLLETSVVPVVIKTLTFHK